The following proteins are co-located in the Carassius auratus strain Wakin unplaced genomic scaffold, ASM336829v1 scaf_tig00214714_1_2670353, whole genome shotgun sequence genome:
- the LOC113092821 gene encoding NLR family CARD domain-containing protein 3-like isoform X1, translated as MDRHSHIPWQEEYCYLDLKSNTQKQETSKKMEGTDPGWLCRHQTLLQRFLSSSILVNVVRHMRMADLLSAQEAGLIQETGSLKDKVQLLVECLSVTDPHGASLQAYLQSSHLTEFNLITVHDSVVRPYKDALLQRLKEHENSSLQVADNSNSTLLLIECVSDLQQREHDLVQVSVNRGAGPLHGRALGLDQLITPLTRVSTAPRVTLTIGVAGSGKSQIVSRFIQQWSASQIYPELSLAIPIACWELSNFDRLSVERLLRLYVPYDNVDVIIFNESCKVLLILDGLEEFRQSLDFADAPPTSDPRREIPVSDLIANIVRGNLLPGATLWLLSKPGTGAKVPAGLVDRVTEAPPLSRTQIQNYINHCVTNKLDVYSLSQESSPCQTNTPEDISSKVWTYLNFQKPLLILSSVPAVCHIIITTLSRLLKLESEATPLPRILTEVYAHYCWPHLSGSEAPSGGIRKPLGTLGRLAFYSLLRRRYTFSEAELRTYGVDVPPQGGTLACRILQRRQSWLSDSIAWQFTHTSVQEFMGALFYYVSLRRGMFDLFSESAVSWPRIGFHSHYRAALQKTNQSDTAPQGNLDLFMRFLSGLMSPAAGTLLGSSLGVGHEEQVTQRTTATTLLQNTVTGTAGDAVSMRSVTMVTCLAELQQGEWLRSVEDDLINCSLRGKLKGGVCAVLAYLLQVSDACTEETQLSNCLDSSSLKRLLPQLLYCSKLRMENNEFKEGTMELLGSLLSAKECHIQMLSLADNSISSKGIKPLSRALLVNRTLTTLDLRGNNIGAKGAKTLCEALKMNQVLVSVNLQNNHIEDEGARALAEVLQSNRKLTTLNIQKNGIGPEGVKKIGEALKKNQTLQDLNVSSNHLGDLGTVALAQALMVNDILRRLSLQSNSVSDRGIKALSHALQSNHGLSCLNLRENSIGVTGAKDIAKALKVNTCLRELDLTANLLHDDGVTAIAEAMRVNRAITSLHLQWNFIKTGAAKALAQSLMSNTCVQLLDLQENALGDSGVIALACALRSNSSLSVLYLQGVSAGKSGAVALADALVVNESLHTLDLRGNSIGMEGAKAFSSALKNNRSLRSLNLQENALGMDGAIFIATALRGNHQLTYINLQGNGIGESGAKVVSDAIKAGAPDCVVDI; from the exons ATGGATAGACATTCCCATATCCCATGGCAGGAGGAGTACTGCTACCTGGATCTGAAGTCCAATACTCAAAAACAAGAGACTAGCAAAAAGATGGAAGGTACAG ATCCCGGGTGGTTATGCAGACACCAGACATTATTGCAACGGTTCTTATCCTCCTCCATTTTGGTAAATGTGGTCCGTCACATGAGAATGGCAGACTTGCTTAGTGCACAGGAGGCGGGGCTTATCCAGGAAACGGGGTCTTTGAAGGATAAAGTGCAATTATTGGTTGAGTGTCTGTCTGTCACTGATCCACATGGCGCCTCCCTTCAGGCTTATCTTCAAAGTTCACACCTGACTGAGTTCAATCTTATCACTGTACATG ACTCTGTGGTTCGACCTTATAAAGATGCTCTCCTTCAGCGACTAAAAGAACATGAAAATTCATCATTGCAAGTTGCTGATAACTCCAATTCCACTTTACTCCTCATAGAGTGCGTATCTGACCTTCAGCAGCGAGAACACGACCTTGTACAGGTGTCAGTCAACAGAGGGGCGGGGCCTCTTCATGGTCGAGCGCTGGGATTGGACCAGCTGATCACTCCTTTGACGAGAGTTAGCACCGCCCCTCGCGTGACACTGACAATTGGTGTGGCCGGCAGTGGGAAGAGCCAAATTGTCAGTCGTTTTATCCAGCAATGGAGCGCCAGTCAGATCTATCCAGAGCTGAGTCTCGCAATCCCCATTGCATGCTGGGAATTGAGCAATTTCGATCGGCTATCGGTCGAGCGCTTACTGCGATTGTATGTTCCGTATGATAATGTGGACGTAATTATATTTAACGAATCCTGCAAAGTGTTGCTCATTTTGGACGGATTGGAAGAATTTCGCCAGTCGCTGGATTTCGCAGATGCCCCGCCCACTAGTGACCCTCGTCGCGAAATTCCTGTGTCGGACCTTATTGCAAACATTGTCCGAGGTAACCTATTGCCAGGGGCGACGCTCTGGCTTTTGTCAAAGCCTGGCACTGGGGCGAAAGTTCCGGCGGGATTGGTCGATCGCGTGACGGAAGCCCCGCCTCTTTCCAGAACACAAATACAGAATTATATTAATCACTGTGTTACCAACAAACTAGATGTGTATTCGTTATCGCAAGAGAGCTCACCGTGTCAAACGAACACACCCGAGGACATCTCATCCAAAGTTTGGACTTACTTGAATTTCCAGAAACCATTGCTTATTTTGTCTTCTGTGCCGGCGGTTTGCCACATTATCATAACTACGCTGTCGCGCCTTCTAAAGTTAGAGTCAGAAGCCACACCCCTTCCTAGAATATTAACAGAAGTCTACGCCCACTACTGTTGGCCACACCTCTCAGGATCAGAAGCACCCAGTGGCGGCATCAGAAAGCCACTTGGCACTCTGGGTCGTCTTGCTTTTTATAGCCTCTTGCGTCGACGGTATACATTCAGCGAGGCTGAATTACGAACTTACGGCGTCGATGTACCACCTCAAGGCGGGACTCTCGCCTGTCGCATCCTCCAACGCAGGCAAAGCTGGTTGTCCGATAGCATTGCGTGGCAGTTCACGCACACATCCGTGCAGGAGTTCATGGGGGCGCTCTTTTACTACGTTTCGTTGAGGCGCGGGATGTTCGATCTGTTCTCTGAAAGTGCCGTTTCCTGGCCTCGCATTGGATTCCACAGTCACTACCGTGCTGCGCTGCAGAAAACCAACCAATCGGACACCGCGCCTCAAGGCAACCTCGACCTCTTCATGCGCTTCCTGTCAGGGCTGATGTCTCCGGCAGCTGGCACTTTGCTAGGAAGTTCATTGGGCGTTGGGCACGAAGAGCAGGTGACACAGCGCACAACAGCGACAACTTTGCTTCAGAACACGGTGACCGGGACAGCAGGCGACGCCGTTAGCATGCGCAGCGTCACGATGGTAACGTGTCTAGCGGAGCTGCAGCAAGGGGAGTGGCTACGATCCGTAGAGGACGATCTCATTAACTGCAGCCTGCGGGGGAAGCTAAAGGGCGGAGTTTGTGCTGTTCTCGCATACTTGTTGCAAGTATCAGACGCATGTACTGAAGAGACGCAACTGTCCAACTGCCTAGACTCCTCCTCCTTGAAGAGGCTCCTCCCACAGCTGCTCTACTGCAGTAAGCTGAG AATGGAAAACAATGAATTTAAGGAAGGCACCATGGAACTGTTGGGAAGTCTGCTGAGTGCCAAAGAGTGCCATATTCAGATGCTCAG TCTGGCTGATAACTCCATAAGCAGTAAAGGCATTAAACCGCTCAGTCGGGCTCTACTCGTCAACCGAACTCTCACAACCCTGGA TCTTCGTGGCAACAACATTGGCGCCAAGGGAGCAAAGACGTTGTGTGAGGCCCTTAAAATGAACCAGGTCCTTGTGTCAGTCAA TCTGCAGAATAACCACATAGAAGATGAAGGAGCACGTGCACTGGCAGAGGTGCTTCAATCAAACCGAAAACTCACCACACTgaa CATTCAGAAAAATGGCATCGGGCCAGAAGGAGTGAAAAAAATCGGAGAAGCCCTTAAAAAGAATCAAACTCTACAAGATCTCAA TGTCTCCAGCAATCATTTGGGTGATTTGGGAACAGTAGCTCTGGCTCAGGCTCTTATGGTCAACGACATACTCCGCAGGCTCAG TCTTCAGAGTAACTCAGTGAGTGACAGAGGCATTAAAGCTCTCTCACACGCTCTTCAGTCAAACCACGGTCTCAGCTGTCTGAA TCTAAGGGAGAATTCGATAGGAGTCACTGGAGCCAAAGACATCGCCAAAGCCTTAAAAGTCAACACTTGTCTTAGAGAACTCGA tctgACCGCTAATCTTCTTCATGATGATGGAGTGACGGCCATCGCTGAAGCCATGAGGGTCAACCGAGCCATCACCTCCTTACA TCTCCAGTGGAACTTCATAAAGACCGGAGCCGCTAAAGCTTTAGCACAGTCTCTCATGAGCAACACCTGCGTTCAGCTGCTGGA tctgcAGGAGAACGCTCTCGGTGACAGCGGCGTCATTGCTCTGGCCTGTGCTCTGAGGTCAAACTCTTCTCTCAGCGTGCTCTA TCTTCAGGGTGTATCAGCTGGGAAATCAGGGGCCGTTGCACTAGCGGATGCTCTGGTGGTCAACGAAAGCCTTCATACACTCGa TCTGCGTGGAAACTCCATTGGGATGGAAGGAGCGAAGGCGTTTTCCAGCGCTCTGAAGAACAACAGGAGCTTGAGAAGTCTGAA ttTACAGGAGAATGCTCTGGGGATGGACGGAGCGATCTTCATCGCTACTGCGCTGAGAGGAAACCATCAGCTCACCTACAtcaa TCTGCAGGGTAACGGCATCGGGGAGTCGGGGGCAAAGGTCGTCTCCGACGCCATCAAAGCTGGTGCACCAGATTGTGTGGTGGATATCTAG
- the LOC113092821 gene encoding NLR family CARD domain-containing protein 3-like isoform X2: protein MDRHSHIPWQEEYCYLDLKSNTQKQETSKKMEDPGWLCRHQTLLQRFLSSSILVNVVRHMRMADLLSAQEAGLIQETGSLKDKVQLLVECLSVTDPHGASLQAYLQSSHLTEFNLITVHDSVVRPYKDALLQRLKEHENSSLQVADNSNSTLLLIECVSDLQQREHDLVQVSVNRGAGPLHGRALGLDQLITPLTRVSTAPRVTLTIGVAGSGKSQIVSRFIQQWSASQIYPELSLAIPIACWELSNFDRLSVERLLRLYVPYDNVDVIIFNESCKVLLILDGLEEFRQSLDFADAPPTSDPRREIPVSDLIANIVRGNLLPGATLWLLSKPGTGAKVPAGLVDRVTEAPPLSRTQIQNYINHCVTNKLDVYSLSQESSPCQTNTPEDISSKVWTYLNFQKPLLILSSVPAVCHIIITTLSRLLKLESEATPLPRILTEVYAHYCWPHLSGSEAPSGGIRKPLGTLGRLAFYSLLRRRYTFSEAELRTYGVDVPPQGGTLACRILQRRQSWLSDSIAWQFTHTSVQEFMGALFYYVSLRRGMFDLFSESAVSWPRIGFHSHYRAALQKTNQSDTAPQGNLDLFMRFLSGLMSPAAGTLLGSSLGVGHEEQVTQRTTATTLLQNTVTGTAGDAVSMRSVTMVTCLAELQQGEWLRSVEDDLINCSLRGKLKGGVCAVLAYLLQVSDACTEETQLSNCLDSSSLKRLLPQLLYCSKLRMENNEFKEGTMELLGSLLSAKECHIQMLSLADNSISSKGIKPLSRALLVNRTLTTLDLRGNNIGAKGAKTLCEALKMNQVLVSVNLQNNHIEDEGARALAEVLQSNRKLTTLNIQKNGIGPEGVKKIGEALKKNQTLQDLNVSSNHLGDLGTVALAQALMVNDILRRLSLQSNSVSDRGIKALSHALQSNHGLSCLNLRENSIGVTGAKDIAKALKVNTCLRELDLTANLLHDDGVTAIAEAMRVNRAITSLHLQWNFIKTGAAKALAQSLMSNTCVQLLDLQENALGDSGVIALACALRSNSSLSVLYLQGVSAGKSGAVALADALVVNESLHTLDLRGNSIGMEGAKAFSSALKNNRSLRSLNLQENALGMDGAIFIATALRGNHQLTYINLQGNGIGESGAKVVSDAIKAGAPDCVVDI, encoded by the exons ATGGATAGACATTCCCATATCCCATGGCAGGAGGAGTACTGCTACCTGGATCTGAAGTCCAATACTCAAAAACAAGAGACTAGCAAAAAGATGGAAG ATCCCGGGTGGTTATGCAGACACCAGACATTATTGCAACGGTTCTTATCCTCCTCCATTTTGGTAAATGTGGTCCGTCACATGAGAATGGCAGACTTGCTTAGTGCACAGGAGGCGGGGCTTATCCAGGAAACGGGGTCTTTGAAGGATAAAGTGCAATTATTGGTTGAGTGTCTGTCTGTCACTGATCCACATGGCGCCTCCCTTCAGGCTTATCTTCAAAGTTCACACCTGACTGAGTTCAATCTTATCACTGTACATG ACTCTGTGGTTCGACCTTATAAAGATGCTCTCCTTCAGCGACTAAAAGAACATGAAAATTCATCATTGCAAGTTGCTGATAACTCCAATTCCACTTTACTCCTCATAGAGTGCGTATCTGACCTTCAGCAGCGAGAACACGACCTTGTACAGGTGTCAGTCAACAGAGGGGCGGGGCCTCTTCATGGTCGAGCGCTGGGATTGGACCAGCTGATCACTCCTTTGACGAGAGTTAGCACCGCCCCTCGCGTGACACTGACAATTGGTGTGGCCGGCAGTGGGAAGAGCCAAATTGTCAGTCGTTTTATCCAGCAATGGAGCGCCAGTCAGATCTATCCAGAGCTGAGTCTCGCAATCCCCATTGCATGCTGGGAATTGAGCAATTTCGATCGGCTATCGGTCGAGCGCTTACTGCGATTGTATGTTCCGTATGATAATGTGGACGTAATTATATTTAACGAATCCTGCAAAGTGTTGCTCATTTTGGACGGATTGGAAGAATTTCGCCAGTCGCTGGATTTCGCAGATGCCCCGCCCACTAGTGACCCTCGTCGCGAAATTCCTGTGTCGGACCTTATTGCAAACATTGTCCGAGGTAACCTATTGCCAGGGGCGACGCTCTGGCTTTTGTCAAAGCCTGGCACTGGGGCGAAAGTTCCGGCGGGATTGGTCGATCGCGTGACGGAAGCCCCGCCTCTTTCCAGAACACAAATACAGAATTATATTAATCACTGTGTTACCAACAAACTAGATGTGTATTCGTTATCGCAAGAGAGCTCACCGTGTCAAACGAACACACCCGAGGACATCTCATCCAAAGTTTGGACTTACTTGAATTTCCAGAAACCATTGCTTATTTTGTCTTCTGTGCCGGCGGTTTGCCACATTATCATAACTACGCTGTCGCGCCTTCTAAAGTTAGAGTCAGAAGCCACACCCCTTCCTAGAATATTAACAGAAGTCTACGCCCACTACTGTTGGCCACACCTCTCAGGATCAGAAGCACCCAGTGGCGGCATCAGAAAGCCACTTGGCACTCTGGGTCGTCTTGCTTTTTATAGCCTCTTGCGTCGACGGTATACATTCAGCGAGGCTGAATTACGAACTTACGGCGTCGATGTACCACCTCAAGGCGGGACTCTCGCCTGTCGCATCCTCCAACGCAGGCAAAGCTGGTTGTCCGATAGCATTGCGTGGCAGTTCACGCACACATCCGTGCAGGAGTTCATGGGGGCGCTCTTTTACTACGTTTCGTTGAGGCGCGGGATGTTCGATCTGTTCTCTGAAAGTGCCGTTTCCTGGCCTCGCATTGGATTCCACAGTCACTACCGTGCTGCGCTGCAGAAAACCAACCAATCGGACACCGCGCCTCAAGGCAACCTCGACCTCTTCATGCGCTTCCTGTCAGGGCTGATGTCTCCGGCAGCTGGCACTTTGCTAGGAAGTTCATTGGGCGTTGGGCACGAAGAGCAGGTGACACAGCGCACAACAGCGACAACTTTGCTTCAGAACACGGTGACCGGGACAGCAGGCGACGCCGTTAGCATGCGCAGCGTCACGATGGTAACGTGTCTAGCGGAGCTGCAGCAAGGGGAGTGGCTACGATCCGTAGAGGACGATCTCATTAACTGCAGCCTGCGGGGGAAGCTAAAGGGCGGAGTTTGTGCTGTTCTCGCATACTTGTTGCAAGTATCAGACGCATGTACTGAAGAGACGCAACTGTCCAACTGCCTAGACTCCTCCTCCTTGAAGAGGCTCCTCCCACAGCTGCTCTACTGCAGTAAGCTGAG AATGGAAAACAATGAATTTAAGGAAGGCACCATGGAACTGTTGGGAAGTCTGCTGAGTGCCAAAGAGTGCCATATTCAGATGCTCAG TCTGGCTGATAACTCCATAAGCAGTAAAGGCATTAAACCGCTCAGTCGGGCTCTACTCGTCAACCGAACTCTCACAACCCTGGA TCTTCGTGGCAACAACATTGGCGCCAAGGGAGCAAAGACGTTGTGTGAGGCCCTTAAAATGAACCAGGTCCTTGTGTCAGTCAA TCTGCAGAATAACCACATAGAAGATGAAGGAGCACGTGCACTGGCAGAGGTGCTTCAATCAAACCGAAAACTCACCACACTgaa CATTCAGAAAAATGGCATCGGGCCAGAAGGAGTGAAAAAAATCGGAGAAGCCCTTAAAAAGAATCAAACTCTACAAGATCTCAA TGTCTCCAGCAATCATTTGGGTGATTTGGGAACAGTAGCTCTGGCTCAGGCTCTTATGGTCAACGACATACTCCGCAGGCTCAG TCTTCAGAGTAACTCAGTGAGTGACAGAGGCATTAAAGCTCTCTCACACGCTCTTCAGTCAAACCACGGTCTCAGCTGTCTGAA TCTAAGGGAGAATTCGATAGGAGTCACTGGAGCCAAAGACATCGCCAAAGCCTTAAAAGTCAACACTTGTCTTAGAGAACTCGA tctgACCGCTAATCTTCTTCATGATGATGGAGTGACGGCCATCGCTGAAGCCATGAGGGTCAACCGAGCCATCACCTCCTTACA TCTCCAGTGGAACTTCATAAAGACCGGAGCCGCTAAAGCTTTAGCACAGTCTCTCATGAGCAACACCTGCGTTCAGCTGCTGGA tctgcAGGAGAACGCTCTCGGTGACAGCGGCGTCATTGCTCTGGCCTGTGCTCTGAGGTCAAACTCTTCTCTCAGCGTGCTCTA TCTTCAGGGTGTATCAGCTGGGAAATCAGGGGCCGTTGCACTAGCGGATGCTCTGGTGGTCAACGAAAGCCTTCATACACTCGa TCTGCGTGGAAACTCCATTGGGATGGAAGGAGCGAAGGCGTTTTCCAGCGCTCTGAAGAACAACAGGAGCTTGAGAAGTCTGAA ttTACAGGAGAATGCTCTGGGGATGGACGGAGCGATCTTCATCGCTACTGCGCTGAGAGGAAACCATCAGCTCACCTACAtcaa TCTGCAGGGTAACGGCATCGGGGAGTCGGGGGCAAAGGTCGTCTCCGACGCCATCAAAGCTGGTGCACCAGATTGTGTGGTGGATATCTAG